The following proteins are encoded in a genomic region of Burkholderia cepacia:
- a CDS encoding CMD domain-containing protein, translating to MTDSVTPAVEPDTIDAVAGLRDGDAVAALRRARHKVLLHTQLSEAALFDPALRDLSLVERLHAARYVARKSNAHALADTYRARLLDAGGTIDDMGQADADAFDALPHRLGAILAHSKRLTLAPVDARASDLDALKSAGLTTPAIVALSQLVAFVAYQLRIALAAQALQARAAKEAA from the coding sequence ATGACTGATTCCGTCACGCCGGCCGTTGAGCCGGATACGATCGACGCGGTGGCCGGCCTGCGCGACGGCGATGCCGTCGCCGCGCTGCGCCGCGCGCGCCACAAGGTGCTGCTGCACACGCAGCTGAGCGAAGCCGCGCTGTTCGACCCTGCATTGCGCGATCTTTCGCTGGTCGAGCGGCTGCATGCGGCACGCTATGTCGCGCGGAAATCGAATGCGCACGCACTGGCCGACACCTATCGCGCCCGCCTGCTCGACGCAGGCGGCACGATCGACGACATGGGACAGGCCGATGCCGACGCGTTCGACGCGCTGCCTCACCGTCTCGGCGCAATCCTCGCGCATTCGAAGCGCCTGACGCTCGCCCCTGTCGACGCACGCGCCTCCGATCTCGACGCACTGAAGTCGGCCGGCCTCACGACACCCGCGATCGTCGCGCTGTCGCAGCTCGTGGCGTTCGTCGCGTATCAGTTGCGCATTGCCCTTGCCGCGCAGGCGCTTCAGGCGCGTGCCGCCAAGGAGGCTGCATGA
- a CDS encoding peroxidase-related enzyme (This protein belongs to a clade of uncharacterized proteins related to peroxidases such as the alkylhydroperoxidase AhpD.) — translation MTTTAHGFTSDTLGWHAWLDTVSLDAATPDQLAVLEASHPQAKTSDYYLLLVHLPEILRQRSGVFNAIMYGPGGLSRAERELASTAVSRVNGCVYCASVHAQRFAQLAKRTDAIEQVFDDPATAGTTARERAIIRYAIALTERPDAIDESAITALEAEGLTHEEILDLSHAVAIFAWANRLMLTLGEPVFPEPATRA, via the coding sequence ATGACGACGACCGCTCATGGCTTCACGTCCGACACGCTCGGCTGGCACGCGTGGCTCGACACGGTATCGCTCGATGCCGCGACGCCCGATCAGCTGGCGGTGCTCGAAGCAAGCCACCCGCAAGCGAAGACGTCCGACTATTACCTGCTGCTCGTCCACCTTCCCGAGATCCTGCGGCAACGCTCGGGCGTGTTCAACGCAATCATGTACGGCCCCGGCGGGCTGTCGCGCGCGGAGCGCGAACTGGCCAGCACGGCCGTGTCGCGCGTAAACGGCTGCGTGTATTGCGCGTCGGTGCACGCGCAGCGCTTCGCGCAGCTCGCGAAACGCACCGATGCGATCGAGCAGGTATTCGACGATCCGGCGACGGCCGGTACGACGGCACGCGAACGCGCGATCATCCGCTATGCGATCGCGCTAACGGAACGGCCCGACGCGATCGACGAAAGCGCCATTACCGCACTCGAAGCCGAAGGGCTGACGCATGAAGAAATTCTCGACCTGTCGCACGCGGTCGCGATCTTCGCGTGGGCGAATCGGCTGATGCTGACGCTGGGCGAACCGGTGTTTCCGGAACCGGCGACCCGCGCCTGA
- a CDS encoding Lrp/AsnC family transcriptional regulator, producing the protein MITLDDVDRQLIALLRDNARLPVVALAKELRVARATVQNRLTRLEKNGVIVGYTVRLKPAAERHRIRALMSIAVQGNRGAEVVKVLRGHPNVASIHSTNGRWDLVAELHADSLEHFDRVLGAIRLIDGIANTETSILLSTHKA; encoded by the coding sequence ATGATCACGCTCGACGACGTCGACCGGCAACTCATCGCACTGCTGCGCGACAACGCGCGACTGCCCGTCGTCGCGCTGGCGAAGGAATTGCGCGTCGCGCGCGCGACCGTGCAGAACCGGCTGACGCGGCTCGAGAAAAACGGCGTGATCGTTGGCTATACGGTGCGGCTCAAGCCGGCGGCGGAACGCCACCGGATCCGCGCGCTGATGTCGATCGCCGTGCAGGGCAATCGCGGCGCGGAAGTGGTGAAGGTGCTGCGCGGGCATCCGAACGTCGCGTCGATCCACAGCACCAACGGCCGCTGGGATCTCGTCGCCGAGCTGCATGCCGATTCGCTCGAGCACTTCGATCGCGTGCTCGGTGCGATCCGGCTGATCGACGGGATCGCGAATACCGAGACGAGTATCCTGCTGTCGACGCACAAGGCGTGA
- a CDS encoding ornithine cyclodeaminase — MTRFLDVPATARLIAKTGVTTFLRELVDTLRADYLHWADFDKSPRVACHSRDGVIELMPVANASLFAFKYVNGHPVNAARGMHTVMAFGALAEVDTGYPLLLAELTLTTALRTAATSVLAAQLLARPDSRKMALIGNGAQSEFQAIAFHTLLGIDEIRVFDVDPLATDKLVQNLAAYPGLRVVRAASTADAVRGADIVTTVTADKAYATIVTADMIEPGMHLNAVGGDCPGKTELEAGVLHAGRVFVEFEPQSRIEGEIQQMPADFPVTELWRVLQGETTGRERADEVTVFDSVGFALEDYSALRYLYALAQQHNAGVEIALIPPAVDPKNLFALIDDPAAIAQGHAAFVTEAVAAFAR; from the coding sequence ATGACCCGCTTCCTCGACGTTCCCGCCACCGCCCGCCTGATCGCCAAAACCGGCGTCACGACGTTCCTGCGCGAACTCGTCGACACGCTGCGCGCCGATTACCTGCACTGGGCCGACTTCGACAAGTCGCCGCGCGTCGCGTGCCATTCGCGCGACGGCGTGATCGAGCTGATGCCCGTCGCGAACGCGTCGCTGTTCGCGTTCAAGTACGTGAACGGCCACCCCGTCAACGCGGCGCGCGGCATGCACACGGTGATGGCGTTCGGCGCGCTCGCCGAAGTCGATACCGGCTACCCGCTGCTGCTCGCCGAACTCACGCTCACCACCGCACTGCGCACGGCCGCCACGTCGGTGCTCGCCGCGCAGCTGCTCGCACGGCCCGATTCGCGCAAGATGGCGCTGATCGGCAACGGCGCGCAGAGCGAATTCCAGGCGATCGCGTTCCACACGCTGCTCGGCATCGACGAAATCCGCGTGTTCGACGTCGATCCGCTCGCGACCGACAAGCTCGTGCAGAACCTCGCCGCCTATCCCGGGTTGCGCGTCGTGCGCGCCGCATCGACCGCCGACGCCGTGCGCGGCGCCGACATCGTGACGACCGTCACCGCCGACAAGGCGTACGCGACGATCGTCACGGCCGACATGATCGAGCCCGGCATGCACCTGAACGCCGTTGGCGGCGATTGCCCCGGCAAGACCGAACTCGAAGCGGGCGTGCTGCATGCAGGCCGCGTGTTCGTCGAATTCGAGCCGCAGTCGCGCATCGAAGGCGAGATCCAGCAGATGCCGGCCGACTTCCCCGTCACCGAGCTGTGGCGCGTGCTGCAAGGCGAGACGACTGGCCGCGAACGCGCGGACGAAGTCACCGTGTTCGATTCGGTCGGCTTCGCGCTCGAGGATTACTCGGCGCTGCGCTACCTGTATGCGCTCGCGCAGCAGCACAACGCGGGCGTCGAGATCGCGCTGATTCCGCCGGCCGTCGATCCGAAGAACCTGTTCGCGCTGATC